The following are encoded together in the Daucus carota subsp. sativus chromosome 5, DH1 v3.0, whole genome shotgun sequence genome:
- the LOC108220918 gene encoding NAD(P)H-quinone oxidoreductase subunit M, chloroplastic, with product MAATSFNMASTIFSTLGRTPVKQRFRNRIVSSVSGQQEAQVEEEKVVKPMTKPRPVEPQINVESKNMGREYGGQWLSSVTRHVRIYAAYIDPETWAFDQTQMDKLTLLLDPTDEFVWTEDTTYKVYSKFQELVDHYEGADLTEYTLRLIGSDVEHYIRKLLYDGEIQYNMNARVLNFSMGKPRVGFNYKGDEPV from the exons ATGGCAGCAACTTCCTTCAACATGGCTTCAACCATATTCTCCACGCTAGGACGGACACCTGTGAAACAAAGATTCAGAAACAGAATTGTTTCGTCGGTGTCAGGCCAACAAGAAGCTCAAGTAGAGGAAGAAAAAGTGGTGAAGCCAATGACGAAACCGAGACCTGTTGAACCTCAAATCAATGTGGAGAGCAAGAACATGGGGAGGGAGTATGGAGGGCAGTGGCTCAGTAGTGTCACTCGCCACGTCCGGATTTATGCAGCATACATTGATCCGGAAACATGGGCATTTGATCAAACTCAAATGGATAAACTCACCTTGCTGCTAGATCCAACTGATGAGTTTGTGTGGACAGAAGACACTACTTACAAGGTTTACTCCAAGTTTCAAGAGCTTGTTGATCACTATGAG GGAGCGGATTTGACAGAATACACACTTCGTCTGATCGGCTCCGATGTAGAGCACTACATACGAAAGCTGCTTTACGATGGTGAAATACAATACAATATGAATGCCAGGGTTCTCAACTTCAGCATGGGCAAACCTCGAGTCGGGTTTAACTACAAGGGTGATGAGCCTGTTTAA